In the Scyliorhinus torazame isolate Kashiwa2021f chromosome 22, sScyTor2.1, whole genome shotgun sequence genome, one interval contains:
- the LOC140399268 gene encoding uncharacterized protein, translated as MNLLLPVLYIWSLLYSSRCDVSDPCTKALNNTLFCTSIPDASLYPPKLKLIIFKLSSGIGTINNTVFNSSSLFSVTELAIVSSNIRRIEQGAFNSFISLAVLKLDGNRLTTINASWFSKPENLAKLSLIRNHILAIEGDALPHFSNLVELDLSQNRICMIADHSFKGNLKLSVLNLSNNELTFLRPEAFGGPKPQKISLHSNRWRCSCELADLASYLRDLMDESVLENGNFVTCNDPPNLKGIPVWNVTDFHCPVTTCTTWPDQHTAPPILLPTLLGLLGLLFLLLLLVFLLVKRKQEKEQVTPGSQETIVQEKGPQQEATEENLSKCQSKSNTEVEAINSMLGFAVNTATFVPVAALGIQQKGEHALKTSAELIKCDQAIPNTTNVPMCPSLSEDWEGVTNRSIPNVGSNQEMRKDDGTPPRGSSDPSLTALDEQPTTAPHSKSANNSKALDKPFFQNLGGSDVLKQDRTGNSKPVGMIVPLSKLMSGNDSICTSTNSDENLSSVVGGRHDISRRLLRAEKLNQGQDDNQHNSSTDLMNSLIEGQHSKESVTTKKEGSQENIARIKNDVMGDQAADPRLTIDENKDISGESNLTLWMRGDVSTTRRVRKGHLGHEAALFPGTRCDSAILASPNSERTMGTSSPIKEEPLWSSECGYVSLLHEIVENQGRRTRERWKQTHRHKVTHKE; from the exons ATGAATT TGTTGTTGCCTGTGCTTTACATTTGGAGCCTACTGTATTCTTCGAGGTGTGACGTCAGTGACCCATGTACAAAAGCATTAAACAATACGTTATTCTGCACCAGCATACCAGATG CTTCATTATATCCCCCCAAATTAAAACTCATCATTTTCAAGCTGTCGAGTGGGATTGGGACTATCAACAACACGGTGTTCAACAGTTCAAGCCTGTTCTCTGTTACGGAGTTGGCAATAGTCAGCAGTAACATTAGACGCATTGAGCAAGGAGCATTCAATTCTTTCATCAGCCTGGCTGTCCTGAAACTAGATGGTAATAGACTTACAACAATTAATGCCTCTTGGTTTTCCAAACCTGAAAACCTGGCCAAGCTTTCCTTGATCAGAAACCACATTTTGGCAATTGAAGGGGATGCTCTGCCCCATTTCTCCAATCTGGTCGAACTTGATCTCTCTCAAAATAGGATTTGCATGATAGCTGACCATAGTTTCAAGGGAAATTTGAAGCTGTCCGTCCTTAATCTTTCCAACAATGAGTTGACTTTCCTGAGGCCAGAAGCTTTTGGAGGACCAAAGCCCCAGAAGATCAGCCTTCACTCCAATCGTTGGCGCTGCTCCTGTGAACTTGCAGATTTGGCATCTTATCTGAGAG ATCTCATGGATGAATCTGTGTTGGAGAATGGTAATTTTGTTACTTGCAATGACCCACCCAATTTGAAGGGAATTCCTGTCTGGAACGTAACTGATTTTCATTGCCCAGTAACTACTTGCACAACCTGGCCTGACCAGCATACAGCACCTCCGATACTACTCCCAACACTATTGGGGCTGCTGG GTCTGCTCTTCCTGCTCTTGTTGCTGGTTTTCTTGCTGGTGAAAAGGAAACAGGAGAAGGAGCAGGTAACACCAGGCAGTCAAGAAACCATTGTACAGGAGAAGGGCCCTCAACAGGAAGCTACAGAAGAGAATCTATCAAAATGCCAGTCGAAGTCGAATACGGAGGTAGAAGCAATCAATTCTATGTTGGGTTTTGCTGTGAACACAGCAACGTTTGTACCAGTGGCTGCCTTGGGGATTCAACAGAAAGGCGAGCACGCTCTTAAAACATCAGCTGAATTAATAAAGTGTGATCAAGCAATCCCAAACACCACAAACGTGCCAATGTGTCCGTCACTTTCTGAAGATTGGGAGGGTGTAACAAACAGGAGCATCCCAAATGTAGGAAGTAACCAGGAAATGAGGAAAGATGATGGCACCCCACCACGAGGAAGCTCTGACCCATCGCTAACAGCCTTGGATGAACAACCGACGACCGCTCCGCATTCCAAATCGGCAAACAATTCAAAAGCATTGGACAAGCCCTTCTTCCAGAACCTGGGGGGTTCTGATGTATTGAAGCAGGATCGAACTGGAAATAGCAAACCTGTTGGAATGATCGTGCCATTGTCCAAACTAATGAGTGGCAATGACTCGATTTGTACAAGCACAAATTCTGATGAGAACTTGTCTTCAGTGGTGGGCGGTAGGCACGATATATCAAGGCGTCTACTAAGAGCAGAAAAATTAAACCAAGGTCAAGATGACAACCAACATAATTCCAGCACTGACTTAATGAACAGTCTGATTGAAGGACAACACAGCAAGGAGAGTGTGACGACAAAGAAAGAGGGAAGCCAAGAAAACATTGCACGTATCAAGAATGACGTCATGGGTGACCAAGCAGCAGACCCAAGGCTGACAATTGATGAGAATAAAGACATCTCTGGAGAAAGTAACCTGACTTTGTGGATGAGGGGAGACGTGTCAACAACCAGGAGGGTGAGAAAAGGACATCTTGGCCATGAGGCTGCCCTTTTTCCAGGCACAAGGTGTGATTCTGCCATCCTGGCCTCACCAAACAGTGAAAGAACCATGGGGACAAGCTCCCCAATAAAAGAGGAGCCACTTTGGAGCAGTGAATGCGGATATGTTAGCCTTTTGCATGAAATTGTAGAGAATCAAGGGCGTCGCACCCGAGAGAGATGGAAGCAAACCCACAGACACAAAGTAACGCACAAAGAGTAA